In one window of Juglans regia cultivar Chandler chromosome 3, Walnut 2.0, whole genome shotgun sequence DNA:
- the LOC108984172 gene encoding MACPF domain-containing protein NSL1-like — translation MACLNPHFAAEKAVAAIGLGYDLCNDIRLLSCKSGPSGSRLIELDHTVTRDLMLPGGLVVPQVPTSIKCDKGERTRFRSDVVSFDQMSEQHNRQMSLSGKIPSGPFNAMFDFKGCWQKDAATTRSVAMDGWFIALYNIELDRSQITLSEHVKQDVPSSWDPAALAEFIEKYGTHIIVGVKMGGKDVIYIKQLETSNIQPTEVQKLLKQLADQRFSEDGNGSFLLNSAELSGKLKEEHSIPLDLRKAFSASLRPPGVTYSKIDDVVCIYIRRGGVDTGQDHSQWLSTISQSPYVISMSFVPITSLLSGVQGNGFLIHAVNLYLRYKPPIEELHQFLEFQLPRQWAPMYSDLPLSLRHRKQVSPSLQFSLMGPRLFVNTMQVNSGNRPVTGVRLYLEGKRSDHLAIHLQHLSTVPKILQLSDDYGFEPIEEPADRAYFEPVKWSIFSHVCTAPVQYNGSHIDDSASILTKAWFEVKVIGMRKVLFLRLGYSMVASARIRRSEWEGSTTSSRKSGFISTMISTRFSAGLNPPEKPAKVDMNSAVYPGGPPLPPRVPKMATFVNTKEMVRGPEDPPGYWVVTGAKLCVAGGRISIKVKYSLLTIMSGESIVLM, via the exons ATGGCTTGCTTGAACCCCCATTTCGCGGCCGAGAAAGCTGTCGCGGCGATCGGCCTCGGCTATGATCTCTGCAACGATATCCGCCTGTTGTCGTGCAAGTCGGGTCCTTCCGGGTCGAGGTTGATCGAGCTGGACCATACCGTGACCCGAGACCTCATGCTTCCCGGCGGGTTGGTCGTCCCTCAAGTGCCCACCTCCATCAAGTGCGACAAAGGTGAGCGCACCAGGTTTCGCTCCGATGTCGTTTCATTTGACcag ATGTCGGAGCAACATAATCGCCAAATGTCATTATCTGGCAAAATTCCATCTGGGCCATTCAATGCAATGTTTGACTTCAAGGGGTGCTGGCAGAAGGATGCAGCTACCACAAGGAGTGTTGCAATGGATGGTTGGTTTATAGCTCTATATAACATTGAGTTGGACAGATCCCAGATAACACTCTCCGAGCACGTCAAACAAGATGTCCCTTCTTCATGGGATCCTGCTGCTCTTGCTGA GTTCATTGAAAAATACGGTACTCATATTATTGTTGGGGTAAAGATGGGAGGCAAGGATGTAATTTACATAAAGCAGTTGGAAACTTCAAATATTCAGCCCACTGAAGTGCAGAAATTGTTAAAGCAATTGGCTGATCAGAGATTTTCTGAAGATGGGAATGGAAGTTTCTTACTAAACTCTGCTGAATTATCTGGAAAACTGAAG GAAGAACATTCTATCCCCTTGGATCTTCGTAAAGCCTTTTCTGCCTCTCTTAGGCCACCAGGTGTCACTTACTCGAAGATTGAT GATGTAGTGTGCATCTATATCCGAAGGGGAGGTGTTGATACCGGTCAAGATCATAGCCAGTGGCTCTCAACCATATCACAATCTCCTTATGTCATATCAATGTCGTTTGTGCCCATAACTTCACTCTTGAGTGGTGTCCAAGGCAATGGATTCCTAATTCACGCTGTGAATCTCTACCTTAGAT ATAAACCACCAATAGAGGAACTCCATCAATTTCTCGAATTTCAACTGCCTCGTCAATGGGCTCCAATGTATAGTGATTTACCGCTCAGTCTTAGGCACAGAAAACAAGTTTCTCCATCTCTTCAGTTCAGTTTAATGGGCCCCAGGCTTTTTGTCAACACCATGCAG GTTAACTCTGGAAATCGACCAGTGACAGGGGTCCGTCTATACTTGGAAGGCAAGAGAAGTGACCACCTTGCAATTCATCTTCAGCATCTCTCAACTGTTCCCAAGATTCTCCAACTCTCAGATGACTACGGTTTTGAGCCCATTGAGGAACCAGCTGATCGAGCCTACTTTGAACCTGTCAAGTGGAGCATATTCTCACATGTGTGCACTGCCCCAGTGCAGTACAATGGTTCTCACATTGATGACTCTGCTTCTATTTTGACAAAGGCCTGGTTTGAAGTTAAGGTTATTGGAATGAGGAAAGTTTTGTTCTTGAGGCTTGGATACTCCATGGTGGCATCTGCAAGGATACGTAGATCAGAATGGGAAGGATCCACAACTTCATCTCGAAAATCTGGATTCATCTCAACGATGATTAGCACAAGATTTAGTGCTGGACTGAACCCACCTGAGAAGCCAGCCAAAGTGGATATGAATTCAGCAGTTTATCCAGGGGGACCACCCTTACCACCAAGGGTCCCTAAAATGGCAACTTTTGTTAATACGAAGGAAATGGTGAGGGGCCCAGAGGACCCGCCTGGATATTGGGTGGTCACCGGAGCCAAGCTGTGTGTAGCTGGTGGCAGAATCTCAATCAAAGTGAAATACTCACTGTTGACCATAATGTCAGGGGAGTCAATAGTGTTAATGTGA